The following is a genomic window from Neodiprion virginianus isolate iyNeoVirg1 chromosome 1, iyNeoVirg1.1, whole genome shotgun sequence.
ACCAGTTTTTATCCTTGGACCAGGATTCGTGCGAGGGATCCTCGTTTGGTACGTTTCGAAATTCGAGGTTCCGATTCGTCTCGTTGATAACTGGCGCTGCATCcaacatttttctctctctctttctctctgctCCTCGAAGCTTCTTATTTTGAAGTGATCTGTACGAGGTGGCTTCGATCGGTAATCCAGTGATTTATATTGAATCGTATCGTGTCCCTGTGTTGCCAAAAGACTTCAAGGAGCGTTATTTGCATAGAGCATGACGAATGGTTCAAGGTGGAAGAGCAGATGTAGGAAATCATTCGTTGTGACGTCGATCAGGAATGGCATTGATCATTCGTGTAGAATGAGAGTCTTTTCCTACCGCGTTACCGTcagtgaaacaaaaatcaccGAGATGAGCCTGGGACGAATGGTTACGGTCTCATTAACTCTGAGAAATTCACCTCTTTTGACTTACTTCGGATATCCTGTCCTCCGGCGACCCCAACGAGCAGGATTGCGACAGAGTGCAATTAAGATATCCAATTTCTTCTGTGCATTGAGAACGCAATAGGAGGATCAGCTTCTCAGACTTTAAGAAATAGAGTTGTTCAGAGTCTAAGTCTGATTGCAGGATTACTCAGTCGAGGTACGActtaagtttgaaaaaaatgtataatccCAGTCACCCGATGATGGGAATTGTGCTCAGTGAAACGACAAaggaattcattattcatttattaaaacaATAACTCACAGCGCAAAGCGTCGGTTAGCTGAGTTCTATACCTACATAGTAGTtccgaaatataaaattgagaaGTACCGATATTTCGAACGGCGGAAACTACAAATGGTCAAAACTTCGACCCATTCAGGGTTTGTACCATTCGATTATGCGACAATTTGTAGtttcgaagaagaagagtTTGACACTTCGGTATTACTTGCTGTTCGGGACTTTGACCATTCGACGAAACGGTCGTTCCGAACTCTGACAATTCGGAATTCCGGCTCTCACCCTCTAATTAGCTGCTGAACGACAAGTGCTCACCTTGTCAAAGTTTAAGGTCAAACATTCCCAGTATGTCTCGAAGACAAACACCCTGAACGATGACCGTGCAGCGGACAACCGAGGAAGTTCAAAGTTCGGTCGACTCATTATCCGGATGCTTAACACCCAATACCATCGTTCCTTAACCCAACGCTGAGGAGTTTCGCGAATCCATTGAGCTTAAAACGCGAGGAGGTTAAAGAGGCATTTCTAACTCGTCAAAACTCGTCCCTGAGAGCTTCAAAAATGGCGGTGTGTGTATATTACTTCCGCTCGGCTTGGCCGAGGTGTACTCTGCGATACCTACAACCTTCCAGGAGGTCTCTTCAACGAGGAACGCGCAAGTGTCCGGCACGGCTTCGTAATGAAGTTTCAGGTTCTCCTCATCTCGTATACGTGCCGCGTGTAATCCTCCCAAGCTTCGCTGCTCGGAAACCCTTTGTTTGCTAAAAACTTCTCGCAGCTCCTGGAAAGCTTCAAAGTAAATAACAAAGAGCCCAGCCCGCTCAAAATGTCCACACAAGATTTTCGGAAACTCGATAATTTTCACGATATTGAATTTCGGATCAGAAAGAAGTCAGTCATCTCGTATAAACAATGTAATAACCCAATCGATCCTGAAGTTTCGGTCTTGTGAACTCTTTAAGTCAATCGGGTGGTTTGGTTTTTGCACTTGAAAATTAAGGCCAGTGGGAAATTAGAGAAACTTATCAAATCTGAAACGTTTCTGAATGATTCGAAGGACGGGAAAGTCGAGTCCGTTTAACACTGATAACGGCGTGACTGGAACTGcggtgattttcaacaaaacgGAGAATACCGTAAGATCTTTTTTGAGAGAGGTTTTGTATAGTATAATTTCCGAATGAAACCCGCCTACTTTTCTGCTCAAGAAATGGTCCATTATAACTTGAGTTACGAAGACCCTGAGCATGGCCTCGGTGAACTATTCCGCAATCTGCTTCATGGTTTCGCAactttgaattgaaattcgtCAGTCAGATTTTAAaagtattataaaaattgttcgcAAAACATGACCTAGTGgattttacatttcaaaatCGGTTAATATGTAATTCCAAGAAAGTATAAATCTCAGGTCACGATCATTCGAAAGGGAAGCTTTTTCTCCATGGGATGATAATTCCGTAGATCGATCGAAGGCCCGGAGGTTCATGCGCGCGAAAAAAACACGGGCATATTTTTCGAGCCTCTGATATCTCCAGGCAGCATTGGACCACCCCCCTCGATGGTGATACACAAAAAGCGTCAGGCTTAACAGACATTGCCTGTTGGAAATCCTCGTAGGTGGTTTTGCCGGAGGGTTTTCGATGCGAACGAAGCACGTTGAGTAAAGGCCACCCTTTCTATTCTGACCACACGACAGATTCGTGCCAGCTCCGAAATTTTGGGTTACACAGTCGCGCCAGCTTGTTTTCACGATCCTTAAATCATTCCGCTGAATAATAATTCTCTGCAAAACTTGTTAACGCATCCGCTATCTGCCTGTTTGTCAACCCTGAACACATCGTTTGGACAAAATTGCGCGTGTTAATTTTAAGCGTTTTTTAAAGGTACAGAATCAGGcgtaattacaaatttatgtTCATTCAACGTGCACGCTGAGTTGGGGTGTGAAATTAtattgcgaaagaaatcgacaCGGAtttgttgtaatattttttttaaatttattttcatttctgtgcGATAATAAGGTACCAATGTTGAATTACCTGTACTGGAATTTATTTACATCTTAGTTTTAACAACTGAAAAAAAGGTTCGCTTTCTAATCTTATTTCTCTGTATATTTTCATCCTGCGTAGTGGAAAAAATAACGGCAATTTTTCTCATACGTATATAGCACGCTAACAAAAGCTCTGAAATGTTTTGTTCTTCCTTCAGGCGAAAgcgagtggaaaaaaattgcagaggGTGTCCCTGGCGGTTAGCCTACGGGGAATTCGCATGACCGATGTGGCAACGGAAGAGGATCAGCTCCAGGTCTCGATTTACAGGTGAATTAAAACGTTGAACGAAAGTTTATTTTCCTCGGAAAACTAGCGGCTGAGTGCCCACTTTTCCCCGCATGTATGCTCCAAGCGGCTCCGCTAACTGAAAGGCTAACTTTATTCCCTGTTCCATTATGCTTCCGCGATCGGTTCACTGCCGGCTGCTTTTCGGTCGAGCGAATATTCGCCTGGCACGTATCGATTGAAGTCTGCAGGCAAATTCAAACGTTATTATTCGCTTTTGCGTGCGAGGAAATTATTCGCGAAAACGGAGACGAATAACTCAAGACTACATCTCGATACCTCGTTCcggaaattttcattaaagctcagcgttgaattattttcaacaaccAGGCATTGAATTATGTTTCAGCGTTCTGCACGCGCGCGTTTCTCGACGTTTAATTACTTgaataaatctcgaaattcCCCGGGGCGAGTAGCGGAAGCCACCCACTCGAGATCCTTTGGTCTTGATCGTCGTCAACGattgtattcaaatttctcaatCTCGATTAATAACTCCTTCGTAGGATTTCACCCGCTCTTTCAATGCTCGTTTTCCAACCTTTCATTCGCTTTTCCAATGACCTTCGAAACCCTCGAAGCTTTACGCCCCGTCCTTTGGCCCTTCCCAACCCCCCGCAAACTCGCGTGTAAAGCCACTTGCAATTAGTTTAAGGATAGCGTGGAGAATCCCCATTTTACCCTATACGATGTTCTAGCCGTTACTAATTGTACCGGAGGCTGAAGAGGCGAGTCCTGACAAATGGCACACGTTTTGCCAATTATTCGCCAACAAAATGGCGTCAATTTCTTCATGTTGGTATTCTCAATCCCTGCATCATATTCAATAAGGTTCAAACAGAGAGGAGTAAAGaagttattttcattcatttacgCTTTTAAATTCCTTTTggacaatgaaaaattgaaaaccaaacgtattttttcaaactctgtcttgtgcgaaaaaatttcggaGCCTAAGATAGAATTaagctttctctctctctctctctctctctctatccaACGGAATCggtataaagaaaataaacaatataatGTAACGCTGAGTAATAATTCGTGGCGAATATAATCGGATCAGGCTGATTATGATAAAGCGGATTATATTGTGGTTTGAGGAAAGTTCCTAGGATGCGAATAAATCTTTTGCGGGATAAATGGTTTCGGGAATCGTAATGAACAGCGTCGCTCTGCGTATCTGGTaaatcctgaaattttttaggCGTCTCTCCGTCCGTGAAAATCCGGCATTCGAAACACCTACGCTAACGAAGGGTTTTCATTTGGAACTTTAATTAATAGGATCTCTTACTGTTCGGCTGACGCGACCCACGATCATGTTTTCGCCTTCATCGCGACAAACCTCAACGAGACAATGGAGTGTCACGCTTTTCTATGCCCTAAGAGGAAAATGGCCCAGACTGTTACTCTCACGGTGGCTCAGGCCTTCAACACAGCGTATCAGGCCTGGCAGCTGACTCAAGTCGATCCTCGTATTCACCATACAACTGACAAGAGCCCTCCGATGACCGACGAAAATTGTATTGGTAAATATTGAACCATAATAGATAGGGCGCGGGGTTGAAgttgcgaatttgaaaagaatataGATCGAACGTAAAAGTTTTGCACGAGCTCCGAAAATGAATCTTTTCTATCATCGATTCGGAATATTCTTTaatcaaaataatgaaaataaatttaaccgGATACAGaatatgaattgaaatttttatgcatcTGTAAAGCTTCTCTATGCATTTAGATAATTGTACGtattttatatgaaaattaaacttttgccaagagaatttgaaaatcaggTGATCGTTTATGAATCACGCActtgtgatatttttgtttgcGATCGCATTGAAAAACTTACCAAATTTTGAGATGTTTATGTTTTACACAGCGAATTATTACTCattgtatattatatcattattttaagtgttttttacaaaatttcgtGCATTTTGTATTCGCTCAAAGTTatgattttcaatataattcGCACGTGATAGGTATACGTTTACTTTATAAAATAATCTTTTACACATTTGTAAAACGATTTACAGAATATCACGACAAGATCGTCAACGAGACGAAAAACAACGAGAAACACAACCGACAGAATAACCAAAATGTAAAACGTAACAACATCAATGAGACTCAGAAGAATCTCCTGATCGATTTATCGTCCGATTCTAAGCCAAAGGAAAATTCGTGGGtatgtagtttttttttttctaacgtaGAATGACATCATTCGCAGCCCAGAAATCCACACGCGATTTTGCGTCTAACCTGTAGTGAACACTTAAAAATTAAGCTTTCATCGTGAGCCTTGAAAGGCTAAAATACAATTCGGCATTCATGAATTTTTAGCAGCTAAActgatgcaaatttttttatttttgttcaacaCACCGTTAGTACATATTTTCAGCTACTCATCTGATTCAACTCTTCTCTGTTTCAACCCTCGACAAATTTGACTGGCTAAAATTGacacgttttatttatttattacgaGATATTCATAAATTGAGTATTAATCAAGACTTGAAAAgtgtatttacaaaaaaaaaaaaaaaaaaaatttaaatacccatgcttcatttcaaaaacaaaaaactggTTCCATATGAATAAACGGAAATTTTCTCGAACGTATAGGTCTTTATCTCAACCCTCAAAATC
Proteins encoded in this region:
- the LOC124296741 gene encoding low density lipoprotein receptor adapter protein 1-like isoform X3 codes for the protein MLAQPRPFYRLELCEEWALANSRECVEGGVGGGGGQEDAEDPAEATFSLKYLGSTLVETPSSEEATAEAIKTIITMAKASGKKLQRVSLAVSLRGIRMTDVATEEDQLQVSIYRISYCSADATHDHVFAFIATNLNETMECHAFLCPKRKMAQTVTLTVAQAFNTAYQAWQLTQVDPRIHHTTDKSPPMTDENCIEYHDKIVNETKNNEKHNRQNNQNVKRNNINETQKNLLIDLSSDSKPKENSWVCFEEETGVDNKNTRNNNSPTSIPMSTLRATPTPTRLVTPRPSPSPLAGQNAWGESRSVDLMCS
- the LOC124296741 gene encoding low density lipoprotein receptor adapter protein 1-B-like isoform X2; the protein is MPFFKKLRRFSKHKKLCEEWALANSRECVEGGVGGGGGQEDAEDPAEATFSLKYLGSTLVETPSSEEATAEAIKTIITMAKASGKKLQRVSLAVSLRGIRMTDVATEEDQLQVSIYRISYCSADATHDHVFAFIATNLNETMECHAFLCPKRKMAQTVTLTVAQAFNTAYQAWQLTQVDPRIHHTTDKSPPMTDENCIEYHDKIVNETKNNEKHNRQNNQNVKRNNINETQKNLLIDLSSDSKPKENSWVCFEEETGVDNKNTRNNNSPTSIPMSTLRATPTPTRLVTPRPSPSPLAGQNAWGESRSVDLMCS
- the LOC124296741 gene encoding low density lipoprotein receptor adapter protein 1-B-like isoform X1 — protein: MSFFRGLWKSSSKHKKLCEEWALANSRECVEGGVGGGGGQEDAEDPAEATFSLKYLGSTLVETPSSEEATAEAIKTIITMAKASGKKLQRVSLAVSLRGIRMTDVATEEDQLQVSIYRISYCSADATHDHVFAFIATNLNETMECHAFLCPKRKMAQTVTLTVAQAFNTAYQAWQLTQVDPRIHHTTDKSPPMTDENCIEYHDKIVNETKNNEKHNRQNNQNVKRNNINETQKNLLIDLSSDSKPKENSWVCFEEETGVDNKNTRNNNSPTSIPMSTLRATPTPTRLVTPRPSPSPLAGQNAWGESRSVDLMCS